From Diaminobutyricibacter sp. McL0608, one genomic window encodes:
- a CDS encoding formylglycine-generating enzyme family protein: MLRVAAGEFSMGSERFYPDEGPIHVVEVAAFELDAHPVTNTQFAEFVDATGYVTVAERPLDPADFPGVSVEDLVPGGLVFTPTSGPVDLNDWRAWWSWGAGANWRQPYGPESDIEGRGEHPVVQVAFEDASAYASWAGKRLPTEEEWEFAARGGSRDGLTYAWGNEVRLDDHLMANTWQGRFPYLNTGADGWRGTSPVGSFPANGYGFFDLIGNVWEWTTTYYSPRHYVAEGSVDSATVPTGNPMIPPTGATNLLTPSAVSASSHDGCGCGCGPGEDDRRAASAEPGSAIPRRALKGGSHLCAPEYCLRYRPAARSPQSDDSATTHIGFRCARSL; this comes from the coding sequence ATGCTGCGCGTCGCCGCCGGCGAATTCTCGATGGGTTCCGAGCGTTTCTACCCTGACGAAGGCCCCATCCACGTCGTCGAGGTCGCCGCATTCGAGCTGGATGCGCATCCGGTCACCAACACGCAGTTCGCCGAATTCGTCGATGCGACCGGCTACGTCACGGTGGCCGAACGTCCGCTCGACCCGGCCGACTTTCCCGGCGTGTCCGTGGAAGACCTCGTACCCGGCGGCCTCGTCTTCACGCCGACCAGCGGACCGGTCGACCTGAACGACTGGCGCGCCTGGTGGAGCTGGGGAGCGGGCGCGAACTGGCGCCAGCCATACGGTCCCGAATCCGACATCGAGGGGCGCGGTGAGCATCCGGTCGTCCAGGTCGCGTTCGAAGACGCCTCGGCCTACGCGAGTTGGGCGGGCAAGCGCCTCCCCACCGAGGAGGAGTGGGAGTTCGCCGCCCGCGGCGGTTCGCGCGACGGCCTCACCTACGCCTGGGGCAACGAGGTCCGTCTGGACGATCACCTCATGGCCAACACGTGGCAGGGACGGTTCCCCTACCTCAACACGGGCGCAGACGGGTGGCGCGGGACGTCCCCGGTCGGATCCTTCCCGGCGAACGGCTACGGTTTCTTCGACCTCATCGGAAACGTGTGGGAGTGGACGACGACCTACTACTCGCCTCGTCACTACGTAGCAGAGGGCTCCGTCGACAGCGCCACCGTACCGACAGGCAACCCGATGATCCCCCCGACCGGCGCCACGAACCTGCTCACGCCGTCCGCGGTGTCCGCTTCATCCCACGACGGTTGCGGCTGCGGATGCGGGCCCGGCGAGGATGATCGACGTGCGGCGAGCGCGGAACCCGGCTCCGCCATCCCCCGCCGCGCCCTCAAGGGCGGGTCGCACCTGTGCGCTCCCGAGTACTGCCTGCGCTACCGGCCGGCTGCTCGCTCGCCGCAGTCCGACGACTCGGCTACGACGCACATCGGGTTCCGCTGCGCGCGGAGTCTCTGA
- a CDS encoding gamma carbonic anhydrase family protein, producing MTGARWHAPGYGDQMEIEHRGVRPRVHPTAYVAPNAVLSGDVEIGPHCRILFGAVLTDEGGPIRLADHVIVMENAVIRSTRQNPVRIGDHTLIGPHTYVVGATIDSEVFVATGARIFNGARLGRGSEVRIDAIVHLRTSLPADATVPIGWVAVGDPAEILPPDQHEAIWERQRSLDFAGYVFGIDPMSIERPFMVELTERYARSLHSHGGDARVDDETASI from the coding sequence ATGACCGGCGCACGGTGGCACGCGCCGGGTTACGGTGACCAGATGGAGATCGAACACCGCGGTGTGCGCCCCCGCGTGCACCCGACAGCCTACGTCGCACCCAACGCCGTACTGAGCGGTGACGTCGAAATCGGGCCGCACTGCCGCATCCTGTTCGGAGCGGTCCTGACCGACGAGGGCGGCCCGATCCGACTGGCCGATCACGTCATCGTGATGGAGAACGCGGTCATCCGCTCGACCCGCCAGAACCCGGTGAGGATCGGCGATCACACCCTCATCGGGCCGCACACCTACGTCGTGGGCGCCACGATCGACAGTGAAGTCTTCGTCGCAACGGGCGCGCGGATCTTCAACGGGGCGCGGCTCGGCCGCGGCTCCGAAGTGCGCATCGACGCCATCGTGCACCTGCGCACCTCGCTCCCCGCGGACGCCACCGTCCCGATCGGCTGGGTCGCCGTCGGAGACCCGGCAGAGATCCTCCCGCCCGACCAGCACGAGGCGATCTGGGAGAGGCAGCGTTCGCTCGACTTCGCCGGTTACGTCTTCGGCATCGATCCCATGAGTATCGAACGGCCGTTCATGGTCGAGCTCACCGAGCGCTATGCGCGCTCGCTCCACAGTCATGGCGGCGACGCCCGCGTCGATGACGAGACGGCCTCGATCTAG
- the aspS gene encoding aspartate--tRNA(Asn) ligase, giving the protein MAVTARVLIKNLSALPDGPVTVAGWVDTVRDQKKVQFVVLRDESGAVQLVNPRTTDADGAVVADEPATTISGLSQGTFVVATGELKHDERVKLGGIEIKLASLVVETASIPETPIAADSGIDKRMDWRFLDLREPKHNLIFRIQTTFEHALREYWVDNDFIELHTPKLMASASESRAELFEVGYFETKAYLAQSPQFFKQMAQSAGFGKIFEVGPAFRADPSFTSRHATEFTSVDSEISWIDSHEDVMKLHEDLIVAGFTAVKAKHGEQIKELFDVDVVVPSTPFPRIPLAEAKRIVAERGYEVPRHDDDMDPEGERQISAYVKEVFDHEFVFLTDYASSIRPFYHMRHADDVTLTNSYDLIFNGVEISTGAQREHRIEILEAQAREKGLDPEELEFYLDFFRYGVPPHGGFGMGLARVLMLMLHLSNLRETTYLFRGPTRLLP; this is encoded by the coding sequence ATGGCTGTGACCGCACGCGTTTTGATCAAGAACTTGTCCGCCCTGCCCGACGGCCCTGTCACCGTTGCAGGCTGGGTCGATACGGTCCGCGACCAGAAGAAGGTGCAGTTCGTCGTGCTTCGCGACGAGTCCGGCGCCGTCCAGCTCGTCAATCCACGAACGACCGATGCCGACGGTGCGGTCGTCGCCGATGAACCGGCCACGACGATCTCCGGCCTCTCGCAGGGCACCTTCGTCGTCGCCACTGGCGAGCTGAAGCACGACGAGCGCGTCAAGCTGGGCGGGATCGAGATCAAGCTCGCGTCGCTCGTCGTCGAGACCGCATCGATCCCCGAGACGCCGATCGCCGCCGACAGCGGCATCGACAAGCGCATGGACTGGCGGTTCCTCGACCTGCGCGAGCCGAAGCACAACCTGATCTTCCGCATCCAGACCACCTTCGAGCACGCGCTGCGCGAGTACTGGGTCGACAACGACTTCATCGAACTCCACACGCCGAAGCTGATGGCGAGCGCGAGCGAGTCGCGCGCAGAGCTCTTCGAAGTGGGGTACTTCGAGACCAAGGCATACCTCGCGCAGAGCCCGCAGTTCTTCAAGCAGATGGCGCAGTCGGCCGGTTTCGGCAAGATCTTCGAGGTCGGCCCCGCCTTCCGTGCCGACCCCAGTTTCACCAGCCGGCACGCGACGGAGTTCACGAGCGTCGACAGCGAGATCAGCTGGATCGACAGCCACGAAGACGTCATGAAGCTGCACGAAGATCTCATCGTCGCCGGGTTCACCGCTGTGAAGGCCAAGCACGGCGAGCAGATCAAGGAGCTCTTCGATGTCGACGTCGTTGTTCCGTCGACGCCGTTCCCTCGCATTCCCCTGGCTGAGGCGAAGCGCATCGTCGCCGAGCGCGGCTACGAGGTTCCCCGTCACGACGACGACATGGACCCGGAGGGCGAACGTCAGATCTCCGCGTACGTGAAGGAGGTCTTCGACCACGAATTCGTGTTCCTGACCGACTACGCCTCGAGCATCCGGCCGTTCTACCACATGCGGCACGCCGACGATGTGACCCTGACGAACAGCTACGACCTCATCTTCAACGGTGTGGAGATCTCGACCGGTGCTCAGCGCGAGCACCGCATCGAGATCCTCGAAGCCCAGGCCCGCGAGAAGGGGCTCGACCCCGAAGAGCTCGAGTTCTACCTCGACTTCTTCCGCTACGGAGTGCCGCCGCACGGCGGTTTCGGCATGGGCCTCGCCCGCGTGCTCATGCTGATGCTCCACCTGTCGAACCTGCGCGAGACCACCTACCTCTTCCGCGGACCGACGCGCCTGCTTCCCTAG
- a CDS encoding SulP family inorganic anion transporter, translating to MESRGGGATISTAAATVSRRKRWFAPTLAGYGTGWIAPDLIAGLSAGAVVIPQAMAYATIANMPVQIGLYTCMVPMVVYVLLGGSKAMSVSTTSTIATLTATTLVAAGVAGGSAQAERDLVTLTFLVGVILILGRLLRLGSLIESINPATLIGIKVGVGATVAVGQLPKLLGVDTDFSGHGFIRSLVSTVEALPEANLATVLLSVASIAVLVLFGRFAPRVPGQLIVVVGGILLAAYTGITDAGVRLIPPVPEGIPAPTMPTFQDVGALVPGALAIAVMAFLESAAVARALRQGGEPQVDSNRELFATGVANLAGSFFYSLPPAGGFSQSAINQRAGARSQLASLVTAVLAVLVALFLAPVLSNLPQATLAAMVFVAVFALIDIPGMVRLARLDSREFWISLVTAVIGLTVGLLAAVAAGVLLTLFTVLHELNRQRVSGSEPFPGGIVISLFGGLYSANVLRTLETIEGLAADAAPIRYALLDASPLRLTSVAVVDALTDLDGDLAATGVEFHIAGLPEGALEIAGKMAWWKGLVEAGRVHPDVAEAIAELSARS from the coding sequence ATGGAATCACGCGGGGGAGGGGCGACGATTTCGACTGCAGCCGCCACCGTTTCCCGTCGCAAGCGCTGGTTCGCCCCCACCCTCGCCGGTTACGGAACCGGGTGGATCGCGCCCGATCTGATCGCTGGGCTGAGCGCCGGCGCCGTGGTCATCCCGCAGGCGATGGCTTACGCGACGATCGCCAACATGCCCGTGCAGATCGGGCTCTACACGTGCATGGTGCCGATGGTCGTCTACGTGCTGCTGGGTGGCTCGAAGGCGATGAGCGTCTCGACGACGTCGACGATCGCGACGCTCACGGCGACCACGCTCGTCGCAGCGGGAGTGGCGGGCGGCTCAGCCCAGGCGGAACGCGATCTGGTGACCCTCACATTTCTCGTGGGCGTGATCCTGATCCTCGGTCGGTTGCTGCGTCTCGGCTCCCTCATCGAAAGCATCAACCCGGCCACCCTCATCGGAATCAAGGTCGGCGTCGGCGCGACGGTCGCTGTCGGGCAGCTGCCGAAACTCCTCGGAGTGGACACCGATTTCAGCGGGCACGGGTTCATCCGCTCGCTCGTGAGTACGGTCGAGGCCCTGCCGGAGGCGAACCTGGCGACGGTGCTCCTGTCGGTCGCAAGCATCGCCGTGCTGGTGCTGTTCGGCCGGTTCGCGCCACGCGTTCCGGGCCAGCTGATCGTCGTGGTCGGAGGTATTCTGCTCGCGGCATACACCGGCATCACGGATGCGGGAGTGCGGCTGATCCCGCCCGTCCCGGAGGGAATTCCGGCCCCGACCATGCCTACTTTCCAGGATGTGGGCGCGCTGGTCCCCGGAGCCCTCGCGATTGCCGTCATGGCGTTCCTCGAGTCCGCGGCGGTCGCCCGCGCCCTGCGACAAGGCGGGGAACCGCAGGTCGACAGCAACCGAGAACTGTTCGCGACCGGCGTCGCGAACCTGGCCGGGTCGTTCTTCTACAGCCTGCCGCCGGCAGGAGGTTTCTCGCAGAGCGCTATCAACCAGCGAGCCGGTGCGCGCAGCCAGCTCGCCTCACTGGTGACTGCGGTCCTCGCCGTCCTGGTCGCGCTCTTCCTCGCACCGGTGCTCAGCAACCTGCCACAGGCGACTCTTGCAGCGATGGTTTTCGTCGCCGTCTTCGCGCTCATCGACATCCCCGGAATGGTGCGCCTGGCGCGCCTCGACTCCCGGGAGTTCTGGATCTCGCTGGTGACTGCGGTGATCGGCCTGACCGTCGGGCTGCTTGCCGCTGTGGCGGCGGGCGTGCTGCTGACGCTCTTCACTGTGCTCCACGAGCTCAACCGTCAGCGGGTCTCAGGGTCGGAGCCGTTCCCGGGCGGGATTGTGATATCCCTTTTCGGCGGGCTGTATTCGGCGAATGTCCTGCGCACCCTGGAGACGATCGAGGGGCTTGCGGCGGATGCGGCGCCGATCCGTTACGCGCTGCTGGACGCATCCCCGCTCCGGCTGACCTCGGTGGCGGTGGTGGACGCGCTCACCGACCTCGACGGCGACCTCGCGGCGACCGGCGTGGAATTCCACATCGCGGGGCTGCCGGAAGGCGCGCTCGAAATCGCGGGCAAGATGGCCTGGTGGAAGGGATTGGTCGAAGCCGGGCGCGTGCATCCTGATGTCGCGGAGGCGATCGCGGAGCTTTCCGCGCGATCGTGA
- a CDS encoding histidine phosphatase family protein: protein MVASQVHLVRHGEVFNPDGILYGRMSGFGLSKLGHRMAQAAADDLVERDRKISAIMASPLQRTRESAKPISLAFGLPVDLEDRVIEPTNHFEGTVMKRALRKPRNWPYVVNPLRPSWGEPYVSIVQRMRAALDDAFLSVDSGDVVLVSHQLPIWVTHLALAGERFPHDPRKRRCSLSSITTIEQRLGDDGETTLIEAGYVEPARVLQASATDVGAV, encoded by the coding sequence GTGGTAGCAAGCCAGGTTCATCTCGTCCGACACGGAGAGGTGTTCAATCCCGATGGCATCCTGTACGGCAGGATGTCGGGCTTCGGCCTCTCCAAACTCGGTCACCGGATGGCCCAGGCGGCCGCCGATGACCTCGTCGAACGCGACCGGAAGATCTCGGCGATCATGGCATCCCCTCTGCAGCGCACGCGGGAATCGGCGAAACCGATCTCGCTCGCCTTCGGGCTGCCCGTCGACCTCGAAGACCGCGTCATCGAGCCCACGAACCATTTCGAGGGCACCGTGATGAAGCGCGCCCTTCGCAAGCCGCGCAACTGGCCCTACGTCGTGAACCCCCTCAGGCCCAGTTGGGGCGAGCCCTACGTGAGCATCGTGCAGCGCATGCGTGCCGCACTCGACGATGCGTTCCTCTCCGTCGACTCGGGCGATGTCGTGCTGGTCAGCCACCAGCTCCCCATCTGGGTCACCCACCTCGCGCTCGCCGGCGAGCGGTTCCCGCACGACCCGCGTAAGCGACGCTGCTCCCTGTCGAGCATCACCACGATCGAACAGCGCCTCGGTGACGACGGCGAGACGACGCTCATCGAAGCCGGTTACGTCGAACCCGCACGGGTGCTGCAGGCCTCTGCGACGGATGTCGGGGCCGTATGA
- a CDS encoding thioesterase domain-containing protein, with amino-acid sequence MMPQLPPRVWAGRGVVGRILLVIGVVVGAVLALAVGLVLVVVAIVVWLVWLALWLVGYLWAWLWYAGQRMRRVEYPFEIPSPVSRKRRTDVFSSSYLSGAPRLVGAAARLAGFLLGPLALVASVLGLVAPRWRARPYLAVFTLRGILAKAVGLGRRRGWLVDGHDPAVQTFDDFLVVAFPQIADFVRWWRDPDAPVDYVPSPGLHDATADQLGLTLGSYPDPLGFPGLAAGAMRRRQITGYRDLLVSQREIDDLCDPDLDDRNDVGVVRITSRVAEDGIRRWLVQFPSTKSWHPRAGVAPNDITADLVIGADREPTMTRAGIAAMAVAGIAPGEPVMLAGFSLGGMVAAQVAVRAERHGFTVTHLVTAGSPLGRVPVPSGIRVLALEHVLDIVPRIEGRENPADRRDGSGVGSPGVPQWLTVKAGPPLPGGFRLGVLHQSTAYADTAAAVEDDPPGPVAAALGELSVFFGPGQRLVDYAVLREGAYSVQPSVPFYLHSTVEEGITRNSLRMTLRRLPGVIAVDIYESRAGLATTILWNADVLVRSLRPWFTEVERFTVYRGLLSLLKRRRAVGFHFRLQAKETPGVTWEATVQRMPDGRWREVIDVAFDSAEAEREFLPVLLPDGWTSTVTYYPPNAFQPVRTR; translated from the coding sequence ATGATGCCCCAGCTTCCGCCCCGGGTGTGGGCGGGGCGCGGAGTCGTCGGCCGGATCCTGCTCGTCATCGGGGTCGTCGTCGGGGCGGTGCTCGCACTGGCCGTCGGGCTCGTCCTCGTCGTGGTTGCGATCGTCGTCTGGCTGGTCTGGCTGGCGCTGTGGCTGGTCGGATACCTCTGGGCGTGGCTCTGGTACGCGGGCCAGCGGATGCGGCGGGTCGAGTATCCGTTCGAGATCCCGTCGCCGGTGTCGCGGAAGCGCCGGACCGATGTCTTCAGCTCGTCGTACCTGAGCGGCGCCCCACGTCTTGTCGGCGCTGCCGCCCGGCTGGCGGGCTTCCTGCTCGGGCCGCTCGCGCTGGTGGCGAGCGTGCTCGGGTTGGTCGCTCCCCGCTGGCGCGCCAGACCGTACCTCGCCGTCTTCACCCTTCGTGGCATCCTCGCCAAAGCCGTCGGGCTCGGTCGCCGCCGCGGCTGGCTCGTCGACGGGCACGACCCCGCAGTTCAGACCTTCGACGACTTCCTCGTCGTGGCGTTTCCGCAGATCGCCGACTTCGTGCGCTGGTGGCGTGATCCGGATGCTCCGGTCGACTACGTCCCGTCGCCCGGACTCCACGACGCGACGGCCGATCAGCTCGGACTCACGCTCGGCTCCTACCCCGACCCCCTGGGCTTTCCTGGGCTCGCGGCCGGCGCGATGCGGAGGCGGCAGATCACCGGGTACCGCGACCTGCTCGTCAGCCAGCGCGAGATCGACGATCTGTGCGATCCCGATCTCGACGATCGCAACGATGTCGGGGTCGTGCGGATCACATCGCGCGTTGCCGAGGACGGCATCCGTCGCTGGCTCGTCCAGTTCCCGAGCACCAAATCGTGGCATCCGCGGGCGGGGGTGGCGCCCAACGACATCACCGCCGACCTGGTCATCGGCGCGGACCGCGAGCCGACGATGACACGGGCCGGGATCGCGGCCATGGCAGTCGCCGGGATCGCGCCGGGCGAACCGGTGATGCTCGCGGGTTTCAGTCTCGGCGGGATGGTGGCCGCGCAGGTCGCAGTGCGTGCCGAGCGGCACGGTTTCACGGTCACCCACCTGGTCACGGCGGGTTCGCCGCTCGGGCGTGTGCCCGTTCCGTCCGGGATCCGGGTGCTGGCTCTCGAGCACGTGCTCGATATCGTGCCGCGCATCGAGGGGCGCGAGAACCCGGCGGATCGTCGGGATGGCTCCGGTGTCGGCAGTCCCGGGGTGCCGCAGTGGCTCACGGTGAAGGCGGGGCCGCCGCTGCCCGGCGGGTTCCGGCTCGGTGTTCTGCACCAGTCGACGGCGTATGCCGATACGGCGGCTGCGGTCGAGGATGATCCGCCCGGCCCGGTCGCGGCGGCACTCGGTGAGCTGAGCGTGTTCTTCGGGCCCGGGCAGCGCCTCGTCGACTACGCGGTCCTGCGGGAGGGCGCATACTCGGTGCAGCCCTCTGTGCCCTTCTACCTGCACAGCACGGTCGAAGAGGGGATCACCCGCAACTCCCTGCGCATGACACTGCGGCGGCTGCCGGGCGTGATCGCGGTCGACATCTACGAGTCGCGCGCTGGGCTTGCGACCACGATCCTCTGGAACGCGGACGTGCTGGTGCGGAGCCTCCGGCCCTGGTTCACCGAGGTGGAGCGCTTCACGGTCTACCGGGGTCTTCTGTCGCTGCTGAAACGGCGGCGTGCTGTCGGCTTCCATTTCCGGCTCCAGGCGAAGGAGACGCCGGGCGTCACCTGGGAGGCGACGGTGCAGCGGATGCCGGATGGGCGCTGGCGCGAAGTGATCGACGTCGCGTTCGACAGTGCCGAGGCGGAACGTGAGTTCCTTCCCGTGCTGCTTCCGGATGGTTGGACGTCGACGGTGACCTACTATCCGCCGAATGCGTTCCAGCCGGTTCGGACGCGCTGA
- a CDS encoding cytochrome c biogenesis CcdA family protein, translating to MSGIGQIVFSGQLLLALPIALLAGLVSFASPCILPLVPGYLAYVGGFSEPGEKRDRSRLLTGVALFVLGFAIVFIAYGAAFGALGAWLIRWQDIVVRVLGVVVILMGLVFVGQFSFLQKTIKPNWRPATGLIGAPVLGIVFGIGWTPCFGPTLIAINALSVGSGSPWRGALLGLFYCIGLGVPFLLVALGYEWVASSVAFLKRHIRAINIIGGALLIVIGVLMVTGLWSLIMSQFLAVITGFEPAL from the coding sequence GTGAGCGGAATCGGACAGATCGTCTTCAGCGGGCAGCTTCTGCTTGCGCTGCCGATCGCGCTGCTCGCCGGGCTGGTGTCGTTCGCATCCCCGTGCATCCTGCCGCTCGTCCCCGGCTACCTCGCCTACGTCGGCGGCTTCAGCGAGCCCGGGGAGAAGCGCGATCGATCGCGGCTCCTCACCGGCGTCGCACTCTTCGTGCTCGGGTTCGCGATCGTCTTCATCGCCTACGGGGCCGCCTTCGGCGCGCTCGGGGCATGGCTGATCCGCTGGCAGGACATCGTCGTGCGTGTCCTCGGTGTGGTGGTCATCCTGATGGGGCTGGTTTTCGTCGGGCAGTTCTCGTTCCTGCAGAAGACCATCAAGCCCAATTGGCGCCCCGCGACCGGCCTCATCGGAGCGCCCGTGCTGGGGATCGTCTTCGGAATCGGATGGACACCGTGCTTCGGTCCCACCCTCATCGCCATCAACGCGCTCAGCGTCGGCAGCGGGTCGCCCTGGCGCGGCGCGCTCCTCGGTCTCTTCTACTGCATCGGGCTCGGGGTCCCCTTCCTGCTCGTCGCGCTCGGCTACGAGTGGGTCGCGTCCTCGGTCGCATTCCTCAAACGGCACATCCGTGCCATCAACATCATCGGCGGTGCACTTCTCATTGTCATCGGCGTCCTTATGGTCACTGGGCTGTGGAGCCTGATCATGTCCCAATTCTTGGCGGTGATCACAGGTTTTGAGCCGGCCCTCTGA
- a CDS encoding JAB domain-containing protein, which produces MFDEEEEEPLAAVPPHDRPRERLRRLGPSVLTDEEILALVLGTGQPGRNVLATARSILRQTGGFSGLAAMDVTRLERLPGIGPAMAGRLTATLEIWRRAGTTSAWSPLVDDEATSRIVLPELAHRSTERFVVVVADRAVRPLEVVFVRDGGDIPVQVEPSEVLQAVLTRGGRSFAVAHNHPSGSLEPSVADMAVTRRLGAGAATIGLRFLGHILVAGSEWMRL; this is translated from the coding sequence ATGTTCGACGAGGAGGAAGAAGAGCCGCTTGCAGCCGTCCCACCGCATGACCGACCCCGCGAAAGACTTCGCCGGCTGGGCCCGAGCGTCCTCACCGATGAGGAGATCCTCGCACTGGTGCTCGGCACCGGCCAGCCCGGCCGCAATGTGCTCGCCACGGCACGATCGATCCTGCGCCAGACCGGAGGGTTCAGTGGGCTCGCGGCGATGGATGTCACCCGTCTCGAACGGCTGCCCGGCATCGGCCCGGCCATGGCGGGTCGGCTCACGGCGACTCTGGAGATCTGGCGGCGCGCCGGCACGACCTCGGCGTGGTCTCCGCTCGTCGACGATGAAGCGACGTCGCGGATCGTCCTGCCGGAGCTCGCCCATCGCTCGACGGAACGGTTCGTCGTGGTGGTCGCCGACCGGGCTGTTCGACCGCTCGAGGTCGTCTTCGTGCGCGACGGCGGGGACATTCCCGTGCAGGTCGAGCCGAGCGAGGTACTTCAGGCCGTTCTCACCAGGGGCGGCCGGTCCTTCGCCGTCGCCCACAACCATCCGAGCGGCTCGCTCGAACCGAGTGTTGCAGACATGGCCGTCACGCGCCGCCTCGGTGCCGGTGCAGCCACGATCGGTCTCCGCTTCCTCGGCCACATCCTCGTCGCGGGCTCCGAATGGATGCGCCTCTGA
- a CDS encoding acetyl-CoA C-acetyltransferase has product MTANTDVVILSAARTPQGKIKGNLASLRAVDLGAVAVRAALERLGSGGPGALGAGDIDALIFGQVLQAGAGQNPARQTSIAAGLGWQVPTVTINKVCLSGLAAIVDAARLIRSGEAEVVVAGGQESMTNAPHVLPGSRLGWSYGSITALDSAAHDGLTDAFDGDSMGASTERYTAKLGLTREAQDEFAAASHRRAGAAAATGVFDAELAPVVIPQRKGDPIVIDIDEGVRPDSSADTLGRLRPSFADDGTLTAGNSSPLSDGAAAVVLTSRENAERRGLSWLAVLGANASVAGPDNSLHSQPSHAIAAALSKTEFSASDLDFIEINEAFAAVALQSMADLGLDHDRVNIHGGAIALGHPIGASGARLVVHAAHELNRRGSGRAAVALCGGGGQGDALILSR; this is encoded by the coding sequence ATGACCGCCAATACCGACGTCGTCATCCTGTCCGCTGCGCGTACCCCGCAGGGCAAGATCAAAGGCAACCTCGCATCGCTGCGAGCTGTCGACCTGGGCGCTGTCGCGGTGCGTGCCGCGCTGGAGCGTCTCGGCTCGGGGGGTCCCGGAGCGCTCGGGGCCGGCGACATCGACGCACTCATCTTCGGCCAGGTGCTGCAGGCCGGCGCCGGTCAGAACCCCGCCCGCCAGACGTCGATCGCGGCCGGGCTCGGCTGGCAGGTGCCGACCGTGACCATCAACAAGGTCTGCCTCTCGGGGCTCGCCGCGATCGTCGACGCGGCCCGGCTCATCCGATCCGGTGAAGCCGAAGTCGTCGTCGCCGGGGGCCAGGAGTCGATGACCAACGCCCCGCACGTCCTTCCCGGATCACGTCTCGGCTGGTCGTACGGGTCGATCACGGCATTGGACTCTGCCGCGCACGACGGGCTCACCGACGCGTTCGACGGCGACTCGATGGGCGCATCCACCGAGCGTTACACCGCCAAACTCGGGCTGACGCGCGAGGCGCAGGACGAGTTCGCGGCCGCATCGCACCGCCGGGCGGGCGCCGCTGCCGCCACAGGCGTGTTCGACGCGGAGCTGGCGCCGGTGGTCATCCCCCAGCGCAAGGGTGATCCGATCGTGATCGACATCGACGAGGGCGTCCGGCCGGACTCGTCGGCGGACACACTCGGCAGACTGCGGCCCAGTTTCGCGGACGACGGCACGCTCACTGCGGGTAACTCGTCGCCGCTCAGCGACGGAGCAGCGGCGGTCGTCCTGACGAGCAGGGAGAACGCCGAGCGCCGCGGACTCTCCTGGCTCGCTGTCCTCGGTGCGAACGCTTCGGTGGCCGGTCCGGACAACTCCCTGCACTCGCAGCCCTCGCACGCGATCGCCGCAGCGCTGTCGAAGACCGAGTTCTCCGCATCCGACCTCGACTTCATCGAGATCAACGAAGCATTCGCAGCAGTCGCGCTCCAGTCGATGGCCGACCTCGGGCTCGACCACGATCGGGTCAACATCCACGGCGGCGCCATCGCTCTCGGGCACCCGATCGGCGCTTCGGGCGCCCGGCTCGTCGTGCACGCGGCCCACGAGCTCAACCGGCGTGGATCAGGCCGTGCCGCCGTTGCACTCTGCGGGGGCGGCGGACAGGGCGACGCATTGATCCTCAGCCGCTGA
- a CDS encoding TlpA family protein disulfide reductase: protein MMPTPKNRRLRILAPAAALAAVALLLTGCTTDSLAAQYRAGTGQNYIAGDGSITEIALDHRGPSISFAGTTEHGDAVSSKDYAGKVLVVNFWYAGCPPCRVEAPDLEALYKKYQPQDVGFLGVNLYDSAGTALGFATDHGVTYPSVLDRDTGSVLLAFSGTVPPKATPTTLVIDKKGRVAARILGAIPDRSILDSLISSTLAETD, encoded by the coding sequence ATGATGCCGACGCCCAAGAACCGCAGGCTCCGAATCCTCGCTCCCGCGGCAGCCCTGGCCGCTGTCGCCCTCCTTCTCACGGGCTGCACCACCGACTCTTTGGCCGCCCAGTACCGTGCCGGCACCGGACAGAACTACATCGCAGGCGACGGCTCGATCACCGAGATCGCCCTCGACCATCGCGGCCCGTCGATCAGCTTCGCGGGTACGACCGAGCACGGTGACGCTGTGTCATCGAAGGATTACGCCGGCAAGGTGCTCGTCGTGAACTTCTGGTACGCCGGCTGCCCGCCGTGCCGGGTCGAAGCCCCCGACCTCGAAGCCCTCTACAAGAAGTACCAGCCTCAAGACGTGGGCTTCCTCGGTGTCAACCTCTACGACTCGGCCGGCACAGCCCTCGGTTTCGCAACAGACCACGGCGTCACCTACCCGTCGGTCCTCGACCGCGACACCGGCTCGGTACTGCTGGCTTTCAGCGGCACCGTTCCCCCCAAAGCCACGCCCACCACGCTGGTGATCGACAAGAAGGGCCGCGTTGCGGCCCGCATCCTCGGCGCGATCCCTGACCGCAGCATCCTCGACAGCCTGATCAGCTCCACGCTCGCCGAGACCGACTGA